A section of the Malus sylvestris chromosome 17, drMalSylv7.2, whole genome shotgun sequence genome encodes:
- the LOC126612650 gene encoding myb-related protein 330-like isoform X1, with product MGHHSCCNKQKVKRGLWSPEEDEKLINYITTHSHGCWSSVPKLAGLQRCGKSCRLRWINYLRPDLKRGSFSPQEAALIIELHSILGNRWAQIAKHLPGRTDNEVKNFWNSSIKKKLISHEVIPAFATFSNDHIHNPSGHGSEEGFFTLNTNPNLGSQPQDQLYLPIVPSPMPSLGLNYHGDFNNILKLDQTNYASNFVDCFLPPFQLPSNNSSSYESSSWSAGYQPQPQFDPNIQQVQNFSINEAAAAQYNNIGNELMVPISMASSASVTYENPFILATVPKFCEIIDGNVCRMPILYPSDLEELDSLAKLSCFTSSHGSHPQDLQFPSNQLECIDAIISLLPSSSSSSSPSSASPSLLPLSSNQFDTNFNAH from the exons atgggaCATCACTCATGCTGCAACAAACAGAAAGTGAAGAGGGGGCTATGGTCTCCAGAGGAAGATGAAAAACTCATCAACTACATCACAACACATAGCCATGGCTGCTGGAGCTCAGTTCCTAAACTTgcag GCCTTCAGAGATGTGGAAAGAGTTGTAGACTGAGATGGATAAATTATCTGAGACCTGACTTAAAACGTGGGAGCTTCTCTCCCCAAGAAGCTGCACTCATTATTGAACTCCATAGCATTCTAGGCAACAG ATGGGCTCAGATAGCCAAGCACCTGCCAGGAAGAACAGATAATGAAGTGAAGAACTTTTGGAACTCGAGCATAAAAAAGAAGCTCATTTCGCATGAAGTTATTCCTGCATTTGCCACCTTTTCTAATGATCATATTCACAACCCTAGTGGTCATGGCTCTGAGGAAGGTTTCTTCACTCTCAATACAAACCCTAATTTGGGTTCTCAACCACAAGATCAGCTATACCTCCCCATTGTTCCATCACCAATGCCATCACTAGGTCTCAATTATCATGGTGATTTTAATAACATTCTCAAGTTAGACCAGACCAATTACGCTTCCAATTTCGTCGATTGTTTTTTGCCTCCCTTCCAATTACCATCAAATAATTCATCCTCATATGAGTCCTCATCATGGTCCGCAGGATATCAACCCCAACCCCAATTTGATCCAAATATTCAGCAAGTTCAAAATTTCAGCATCAATGAAGCTGCAGCTGCTCAATATAATAATATTGGTAATGAGCTCATGGTTCCAATTAGTATGGCATCGTCAGCATCAGTCacttatgaaaatccttttattttagCCACCGTACCTAAATTTTGTGAGATCATTGATGGTAATGTTTGTAGAATGCCAATATTATACCCATCTGATCTAGaagaacttgattcacttgccaAATTATCATGCTTTACATCTAGTCATGGATCTCACCCTCAAGATCTTCAATTTCCATCCAATCAATTAGAGTGCATTGATGCCATCATATCATTGTtgccatcatcttcatcatcgtcATCGCCTTCATCGGCATCTCCATCCTTGTTACCATTATCAAGCAACCAATTCGACACAAACTTTAACGCTCATTGA
- the LOC126612650 gene encoding transcription factor MYB26-like isoform X2 has product MGHHSCCNKQKVKRGLWSPEEDEKLINYITTHSHGCWSSVPKLAGLQRCGKSCRLRWINYLRPDLKRGSFSPQEAALIIELHSILGNRWAQIAKHLPGRTDNEVKNFWNSSIKKKLISHEVIPAFATFSNDHIHNPSGHGSEEGFFTLNTNPNLGSQPQDQLYLPIVPSPMPSLGLNYHGYQPQPQFDPNIQQVQNFSINEAAAAQYNNIGNELMVPISMASSASVTYENPFILATVPKFCEIIDGNVCRMPILYPSDLEELDSLAKLSCFTSSHGSHPQDLQFPSNQLECIDAIISLLPSSSSSSSPSSASPSLLPLSSNQFDTNFNAH; this is encoded by the exons atgggaCATCACTCATGCTGCAACAAACAGAAAGTGAAGAGGGGGCTATGGTCTCCAGAGGAAGATGAAAAACTCATCAACTACATCACAACACATAGCCATGGCTGCTGGAGCTCAGTTCCTAAACTTgcag GCCTTCAGAGATGTGGAAAGAGTTGTAGACTGAGATGGATAAATTATCTGAGACCTGACTTAAAACGTGGGAGCTTCTCTCCCCAAGAAGCTGCACTCATTATTGAACTCCATAGCATTCTAGGCAACAG ATGGGCTCAGATAGCCAAGCACCTGCCAGGAAGAACAGATAATGAAGTGAAGAACTTTTGGAACTCGAGCATAAAAAAGAAGCTCATTTCGCATGAAGTTATTCCTGCATTTGCCACCTTTTCTAATGATCATATTCACAACCCTAGTGGTCATGGCTCTGAGGAAGGTTTCTTCACTCTCAATACAAACCCTAATTTGGGTTCTCAACCACAAGATCAGCTATACCTCCCCATTGTTCCATCACCAATGCCATCACTAGGTCTCAATTATCATG GATATCAACCCCAACCCCAATTTGATCCAAATATTCAGCAAGTTCAAAATTTCAGCATCAATGAAGCTGCAGCTGCTCAATATAATAATATTGGTAATGAGCTCATGGTTCCAATTAGTATGGCATCGTCAGCATCAGTCacttatgaaaatccttttattttagCCACCGTACCTAAATTTTGTGAGATCATTGATGGTAATGTTTGTAGAATGCCAATATTATACCCATCTGATCTAGaagaacttgattcacttgccaAATTATCATGCTTTACATCTAGTCATGGATCTCACCCTCAAGATCTTCAATTTCCATCCAATCAATTAGAGTGCATTGATGCCATCATATCATTGTtgccatcatcttcatcatcgtcATCGCCTTCATCGGCATCTCCATCCTTGTTACCATTATCAAGCAACCAATTCGACACAAACTTTAACGCTCATTGA